A section of the Ovis canadensis isolate MfBH-ARS-UI-01 breed Bighorn chromosome 1, ARS-UI_OviCan_v2, whole genome shotgun sequence genome encodes:
- the LOC138432838 gene encoding cornifin-like, protein MSSHQQKQPCVPPPQLQQHQVKQPCQPPPQEPCIPQTKEPCHTKVPEPCHPKVPEPCHPKVPEPCHPKVPEPCHPKVPEPCHPKVPEPCHPKVPEPCHPKVPEPCPSPVVPGPAQQKTKQK, encoded by the coding sequence ATGAGTTCCCACCAGCAGAAGCAGCCCTGTGTCCCACCTCCACAGCTTCAGCAGCATCAGGTGAAAcagccctgccagcctcctccccaGGAACCATGCATCCCCCAAACCAAGGAGCCATGCCACACCAAAGTGCCAGAGCCCTGCCACCCCAAGGTTCCGGAGCCCTGCCACCCCAAGGTTCCGGAGCCCTGCCACCCCAAGGTTCCGGAGCCCTGCCACCCTAAGGTTCCAGAGCCCTGCCACCCCAAGGTCCCGGAGCCCTGCCACCCCAAGGTCCCGGAGCCCTGCCACCCCAAGGTTCCGGAGCCATGTCCTTCACCAGTCGTCCCAGGGCCAGCTCAGCAGAAGACCAAGCAGAAGTAA